In Streptomyces sp. DG2A-72, one genomic interval encodes:
- a CDS encoding HAD family acid phosphatase yields MSRGTWKRRIGMTAVATVAVTAMAVPAGAQAATATSTSVSAAAAEDVDYATWQQDCQAVMDQAMPYVKQRIAATKPGEKQAIVFDIDNTTLETDFGFSYPQPANQPVLEVAEYAQAHGVDLFFVTARPGIIYAPTEYNLKHEGYDVSGLYVRNFFDLFKNVAAYKTAQRVDIENKGYTIIANIGNNATDLSGGHAEKTYKLPDYDGQLS; encoded by the coding sequence ATGAGCAGAGGCACCTGGAAGCGCCGTATCGGCATGACCGCCGTCGCCACCGTCGCCGTCACGGCGATGGCCGTCCCCGCCGGCGCCCAGGCCGCGACGGCCACGAGCACGTCCGTCAGCGCCGCCGCGGCCGAGGACGTCGACTACGCGACCTGGCAGCAGGACTGCCAGGCGGTGATGGACCAGGCGATGCCGTACGTGAAGCAGCGCATCGCCGCCACCAAGCCGGGCGAGAAGCAGGCGATCGTCTTCGACATCGACAACACCACCCTGGAGACGGACTTCGGCTTCAGCTACCCGCAGCCGGCCAACCAGCCGGTCCTGGAGGTTGCCGAGTACGCCCAGGCCCACGGCGTCGACCTCTTCTTCGTGACCGCCCGCCCCGGCATCATCTACGCGCCCACCGAGTACAACCTCAAGCACGAGGGCTACGACGTCTCCGGCCTCTACGTCCGCAACTTCTTCGACCTCTTCAAGAACGTCGCCGCCTACAAGACCGCCCAGCGCGTCGACATCGAGAACAAGGGCTACACGATCATCGCGAACATCGGCAACAACGCCACCGACCTCTCGGGCGGCCACGCCGAGAAGACGTACAAGCTGCCGGACTACGACGGCCAGCTGTCGTAG
- a CDS encoding M23 family metallopeptidase produces the protein MFQRVSARSSRTSLLRTRGAVMAAAVGASVVLGAGVATAAQGTVAKAAPTAAAKKATSWVKPVAKYTKSASFAANGAMWQSTHSGQDFAVSSGTVVKAAHGGTVVKAGGNGAGDGPAYGNAIVIKHGNGTYSQYAHLSKIKVKAGQIVKTGQRIALSGNTGNSSGPHLHFEIRTTANYGSAIDPVAFLRAKGLAV, from the coding sequence ATGTTCCAGCGCGTCTCCGCCCGCTCTTCCCGTACGTCCCTGCTCCGCACCCGTGGGGCCGTCATGGCTGCCGCCGTCGGTGCCTCGGTCGTGCTGGGGGCCGGAGTCGCGACCGCCGCGCAGGGCACGGTCGCCAAGGCCGCGCCCACCGCCGCCGCGAAGAAGGCCACGTCCTGGGTCAAGCCGGTCGCGAAGTACACCAAGTCCGCGAGCTTCGCGGCGAACGGCGCCATGTGGCAGTCCACCCACAGCGGGCAGGACTTCGCCGTCTCCAGCGGCACCGTCGTCAAGGCCGCGCATGGCGGCACGGTCGTCAAGGCCGGCGGCAACGGCGCCGGTGACGGTCCCGCCTACGGCAACGCCATCGTCATCAAGCACGGCAACGGGACCTACTCCCAGTACGCCCACCTCTCGAAGATCAAGGTGAAGGCCGGCCAGATCGTGAAGACCGGCCAGCGGATAGCCCTGTCCGGCAACACCGGCAACTCCAGCGGCCCGCACCTGCACTTCGAGATCCGTACGACCGCGAACTACGGCTCCGCCATCGACCCGGTCGCCTTCCTGCGCGCCAAGGGCCTGGCGGTCTGA
- a CDS encoding IS5 family transposase, which translates to MTEAEWRVMRPLLPVPAWLEGRGGRPEGYCHRVMLDAVRYVVDNGVKWVNLPADFPPYRRVHAFARRWQVTGLLAELHDRLRDRVREKEGRFPDPTAAIVDSQSVRAAVNIPRSTSGWDGGKKVGGRKRHLVVDCLGLVLAVAVTAASVQDRDAAVPLLQRLRRQHFSIRLVWADGGYAGRLVDWAREKPRLTLQIVRRTDDTAGFVVLPRRWVVERTLSWLMRSRRLVRDYETLPAMHEAMVLWSMTMLMSGRLAGRRPAGFRRPTPRER; encoded by the coding sequence ATGACGGAGGCGGAGTGGCGGGTTATGCGGCCGTTGCTTCCGGTTCCGGCCTGGCTGGAGGGGCGGGGCGGACGGCCGGAGGGCTATTGCCACCGCGTGATGCTCGACGCGGTGCGCTATGTCGTGGACAACGGCGTGAAGTGGGTCAACCTGCCCGCGGACTTCCCGCCGTATCGACGCGTGCATGCCTTCGCCCGCCGCTGGCAGGTCACGGGGCTGCTCGCTGAACTCCACGACCGACTGCGCGACCGTGTCCGGGAGAAGGAAGGCCGCTTTCCGGACCCGACGGCCGCGATCGTGGACTCCCAGTCGGTGCGGGCGGCGGTGAACATCCCGCGCTCGACTTCCGGCTGGGACGGCGGCAAGAAGGTGGGCGGCCGCAAACGGCACCTGGTGGTGGACTGCCTCGGCCTGGTCCTGGCCGTCGCGGTGACCGCGGCAAGCGTCCAGGACCGCGACGCCGCCGTCCCGCTGCTTCAGCGGCTGCGACGGCAGCACTTCTCCATCCGGCTGGTGTGGGCGGACGGCGGCTATGCCGGCCGGCTCGTCGACTGGGCCCGCGAGAAGCCCCGGCTCACCCTTCAGATCGTCAGACGCACCGATGACACAGCGGGGTTCGTGGTGCTGCCGCGCAGGTGGGTGGTGGAAAGGACGCTCAGCTGGCTGATGCGCTCGCGGCGCCTGGTGCGCGACTACGAAACACTGCCGGCCATGCACGAAGCCATGGTGCTGTGGTCGATGACCATGCTCATGAGCGGTCGCCTGGCCGGACGCCGCCCGGCCGGCTTCAGACGGCCGACACCGCGAGAGCGGTGA
- a CDS encoding TetR/AcrR family transcriptional regulator yields the protein MGGTMDGTKHRRRGDTRQRIQDIALELFAEQGYEKTSLREIAERLDVTKAALYYHFKTKEEIIVSLFEDMTKPIEGLIEWGRQQPHTLETKQEIVRRYSQTLYEAAPLFQFMQENQATVRELSIGEMFKNRMMGMRDIIIDPDADLVDQVRCISALFTMHAGMFVLRDLEGDPEDKRKAVLEVAIDLVTQAHTGSRRA from the coding sequence ATGGGCGGCACCATGGACGGCACCAAGCACCGGCGCCGCGGGGACACCCGCCAGCGCATCCAGGACATTGCCCTCGAACTCTTCGCCGAGCAGGGCTACGAAAAGACCTCCCTGCGGGAGATCGCCGAGCGCCTCGATGTCACGAAGGCGGCGCTCTACTACCACTTCAAGACCAAGGAAGAGATCATCGTCAGCCTCTTCGAGGACATGACGAAGCCGATCGAGGGCCTGATCGAGTGGGGCCGGCAGCAGCCGCACACCCTGGAGACGAAGCAGGAGATCGTACGGCGCTACAGCCAGACCCTGTACGAGGCGGCGCCGCTGTTCCAGTTCATGCAGGAGAACCAGGCGACCGTACGGGAACTGAGCATCGGCGAGATGTTCAAGAACCGCATGATGGGCATGCGGGACATCATCATCGACCCGGACGCCGACCTGGTCGACCAGGTCCGCTGCATCAGCGCCCTGTTCACGATGCACGCCGGGATGTTCGTCCTGCGGGACCTCGAAGGCGACCCCGAGGACAAGCGCAAGGCCGTACTCGAGGTCGCGATCGATCTGGTGACACAGGCGCACACGGGTTCCCGCAGGGCTTAG